The genomic DNA aGAGAAATGAATATATAAGGAATAAAAACTCTATTTGACTCAATAGAAGATAAACGATGTTTTAAAAGAGACATACTGGTTTCAAACATAAGGAGATTAGAAGTTGCCTCTCTGCCCTAACAAGTAAAAAGTTGAACCaactgaaaaatcaacaactcttctTGGATCCATCAAAGAAGGGCAGACCTAGGGGCAAATggctgagagagagagtcagTCAGAGTACAGGGAGTCCCCCCTTATTGAAGCAGAGGCTCACAGGAGCAGAAAATTTCAAATTacgaagaaaataaaaattaaattagaaatcctaaaagaaggcagaggaaaaaaaataaacaccttaCCTATAGAGCAGGGATGGGAAATGCCTGGCCcaagggccatataaggcccatgaaatcatttggtctggctccaCCAAGGCATTAGGAATGTGTCAATTAAatgtagccttttattatataggactagaggcccggtacatggatttgtgcaccggtggagtcccttggcctggcctgtggggatcaggccaaaaccagatctctgacatctcccaaggggtccaggattgcaagagggcacaagccaggccaagggaccccaccggtgcacaatcggagctggggagggaccacaggcggttggctggctggggagggttcagggagggcttcagggcgtgtctggtccgtctcacccagtcccaattggctgcaccccagcagcaagctaacctactggttggggtgtcttccccctggtggtcagtgcgcgtcacagcGACTGCTTGAATGATTGAACGgttggacatttagcatattagacttttattatataggataacatagATTTAACACACTCAAAATCTTCCTGAGATTTTTCCTGGGTGATCTTTCTTTTCTAGTTATtttagcattcattcattcatttataatgTCCATTTGTGGCAATGACAGTGCTATGTGCTCAGCAAATCATTTGGTTTTTCTTCCAAACACATATGACTACGCTTCCCCATCTCCCTTACCATTGGCTGGGAATGGTTTGGCTGAGTACTGGCTGATGGAAATGGGAAGTGATGTATGCCTGTCAGGCCTTGGGCATCAGAGCTCTGCAGAATCCACCATTCTAGCTCATTTCCTTCCATGGGAAGTTTGGAGATTTAAAGCTGGCACTGTCACAAAGTGGAGAAGTCTGGATCCCTGGGAACCTGGAGCCTGCCACACTGGAATATTATAGAGCTGCTGAGATGTTGCAATTATTACAGCAGCTCATCTATCCTAATTTAGCATTACTATTATCAGTAGGAAAGAGAAACGAAAATGCTCCTTCCAAAATACAAACCTTTAATAGTGGTCCATTATCTACTGAAGTCCTCAGATGGCATGCATGAAGTGCATGACCTGGCACCATGCACTTCAATCTAAAAATCCCACTGTCCCTCCTAAATGCTCCCTAAACCCTTGGATCTGTGCTTCCCCATTAGAGTACCGATCACAGCTGTATTGTAATTAGTTTGTTATTCATCAGTCCCTTTCACTAGTTTGTGAGTGTCCAATGAGGCAGCAGGGGTCCTCTTCAGAGATGTATCTTCAAAGATTAATGCTTCATGCCGGGTATATAAAGGATGCTCAGAATGAATTAATGTGCTCTTAAATGTTCATAGCTTCCTAAAATACCATGAAATTTTAGAGCCTGGAAGGTAGGGAAAAGCAATTTTCACTTTATCAAAACATATTCTCTTCTAAAATAAATTCTCAATCCCTGAATAACTGACTGCCTAGCCTAAAGCTCTTACATTActgaaatgaaaccaagagccAAGAAGCAAATAACATCCTTTTGAACTAGAATTAGTTTCTAGACCAAATCCTTTATGGGTTTGTGAAGCTTTAAAAATTCTGACTTCCtaaattcagaaataattttttttcatcttgaaAATTTGCAACAAAATTATCCCTAGGTATTTTAAATGGAGGTGGATTCTGAATTATTTCACATAGAAAGTAACCttagagatttaaaaatcatCACTGTAATTCAAAGCATTCCACTTGTAAGGAGACAGGATCAGAAAAGGACTGTATTTTATGCTACTTAGAAATTTTAGGTTTAGTAACAGCCCTTCCATTAAAtacaaaagaattattttaaaatgtattaaacagCAACTTTCAAGGTTCAGTCTTAGGTATTACTTTAATAGCACTCATGAAgtatatagttattttaaaagcttatttttaaaaatttattttactcaCTGCATATAGAgaactagatttttttaaaatgttttttcctttACATGGAATATCTTAAGATACAAAGAACcaaattacttttgtttttatttatatgggAAAAACAACACACAGGCCTTTAGTCAAATAATTTTGTGATATTTATGTTCCATTGCACATATATGAGTTATACAAATTAGTAACACAAGTTATTTCTCAAATtccaaacattttctaaaatattattacAGCAGATGCCTAGGATATTAAAACACTGAGGTGGAAATTATACGCTAAAGAGTTAAATATTACACTGAAAATACTGCATATTTtaattagagaaaaattaaattgtgTGCTTAAATGCTCTAACAACTAAGTAGCAGGGCAACTAACAACTACAAATAAGTCACAATGGTCCATTTTTATGTATGCATTTATATGATTATCCTTTAGATAATCACTCCTCTCGAAAATGcataattaaaacatagaatCTCTCTACCTAAGATATATGGTGAAGTGTACTGTTTTTTATGACTTTATACAACTACTAAATCAAAGATAAAAGACACCACActtggaaagaagaaaatatttttaaaaggaaatggttttaattgAATTAATGAGATGAAAAGATAGTGAAGCCCTGTTTGCTACTTACAtgaaagaagattttaaaaaataatcactgcACAAAATACAAAGAGTATGGTTATGCTGTGTTATTAAGTTTTTCTCCATGTTTTTCTTGAATGTTCAAGAACAAATTAAAGTTTCCACGgcaaatttgttttcaaaatgccGAATTGTGATACAATTGCTGACTTCACGTTTCTGAATGCCTGTTTGGAAGGGAAAAGTTGTTAAATTTTTGGTTCTTTAGTCATAAATATTCACATTAATCCACATAGTTATTATTTAGACATATGGAAATATTCTATTCTATATTCCATTCATtagcttgatttttttaacattaaagaaaataattttctcttttctgaactAAATGTCTTAACAGatcttaaaaacaataataatgccATAAGTATAATTTAGAGTTAtatcttgactgtggtggtgATTTGTTGAAACTTCAGACTTAAAAGAGACAATCTCAAATGCATAAtctgacctttaaaaaaaaattatgaaccattaagataatttaaaaatgtaagaaatcaAGCAGTAGATTTCAGGTGACTGACTCATCAggtgaaataagtaaaaatgctAACCAAAGCAAGGAAAACACTTTTACTGCGTGCTGCAGCTCCAAAGAAATCACACCTTAGTATTTGAATGTCACTTACTTTCCCACAGCTCTGCCACatgtactttcattttatttttataatgatctTGAAAGGAAATGGGGAGGCACTATTatccttaatttttaggtgagaAAACAAAGGTTAATGATTTGGCAAAGCTATATTAGTTGTGTCAATGCTCGTAATTCTTCAGCCAAATTCCTTTGTAATTAACCTGACTGTGATTATCTTCACCAAgatccaaaagaaaaacaatctgcTTAGAACCCAGATGCCTGAGCAGACACCTGAAGAGCTTCTCTAGACACCCTCTGGATAAGAAGAACCTTTGCTGTGTGGCTGTACCAAACAGGATGGAACACTGGCCTGGATGACTACATGGAAGAAACCTTCCAGCAGCTCAAGGCAATGAGATTTCACATTCacctattctctctctctaaaaagagtGGATTTACAGTTAAGATGATTCTTCAGAAATCTACAAATATTATATAGTGATAGAACAGAGTTCTATTTCTCATTCATGGCAAACATATTAAATCTAGCTTAACACAATGAAGTGAAACAAAAAACTTTTCTGCCAgcactttaaaaagttattacCTTTAATGGTATCTCTGCGTTGCAGTTTATAAGTTTCCTTGTCATGGCACAGTCGATAAATAAAGAAACCCAGGTGGTCAACGTTTTCAATGCGATCGGTGATAACCATGTGTTCGTGAATTAGATATGATTGAGGCAAATAGGTTCCAGCCtacatttggaaaaaaacaaattacATGAATATCTCAAGGCCTACACTGAACagacaaggaaaataaaattcttacaGATTATAGTTGAAACAGAGGCTGGCAAACTACTGCCCACCAtctgtttttataaagttttactGAAAAACAGTCATGCcaatttgtttacatattgtccaTGGTATCAGAATTGAGTAGTTGtaacacagattttatttttcttaaaagccTCCTATTTATTCTCTGGCCCTTGAAAActtaagtataattttaaaaattacatatttaatttcaaaattagaagaaaaaaataaaaaaacccataaaaaccATGAGTCCTAGTTCCTCACAGCTGTATTTCCTGTAAAATGGGCTCCTATAGGGCTAGTTTCTCAACAAGAATTTCCAAGGTGCTATAGCAGCAGCAttaataagaaatatttcaaaactgTATACCTTTATGTTAATAAGTAACTCCAGTAGGTTTCTGGGTGGCATAACAATGGAAGTGTTCAGAGGAATCACATAGCACTTATCCAGGTTAAGATCTAAATAGGCCGTGAGTTTCTGGGAAGAAAAAGACACATTTTTgttagattaatatttataactcaggcaacagctgtacttttaagaataatttatacCATTAAAAAGGGTTGGCTTTAGAATATGTAAATCACTTGTATTTCAATAAGTCAAGACTTTGCTGGGATAAGAATGGAAGTAGAAATGGGAGAAGAAAAATTgctattaagaaataaaattctttaaaaatgtatttatttattgattttagagagagagaaaaaggaaagaacagagagaaagaaacatcagtttgttgttttaCTTAGTTATGCAttattgattcttgtatgtgacctgacttgggattgaactgcaaccttGGAGTAtgaggacaacactctaaccaactgaactacctggccaggttGGAAATAAAATTCTTATCAGGGGTTTGTTTCTATAATAAGCTATTAAAATTAACAGCAAATAACCTATAATCTGATTAAGAGATTCAGTTAGTTCCCTTATTTATAAGCCCTAATGTCCTCCAAGGTATCCATCAATTGTAGATAAAAATGAACTCTCCTATGCATCTAGAATagtatcctatcctatataataaaaggctaatatgcaaatagactaaatggtggaacaaccaaacaaccagtcgctatgaggtgtgttgaccaccaggggcgcatgcggaacatggtgggcatcagcagctggcggcagagtgcggaacatgggtgtcagctgcagcaggatggtggagcaggtgagcaggggcgccagaccaaggcagggtgccggtcgctgtcgttagggcgagcctctggtgatgactgaaaattctttgctctcgtGCACCGTGGTCCCgcccggcacttgcacctgctgctggtgccggccccgctcacacccactgctggcgctggagccgctgcttgcacccactgccagcacccagcaccggcACTGAtcgcccctccacctccccttgctcctgagggacgatcggggccggcagccgcctCCCACATCCACTGCTGACGACAGCTCTGTTTGCACTTGCTGCTGGCGCCATCAGcggcggtgggagcagggctgctggcagacagggggccaggggccatggcaggagagggtaggcgggggcatggaggatgggccgagacctgcccctgtgcccaccgcagcctcgtggtccacagttcctttcaaggtgcacaaattcgtgcactgggctcctagtcaaTATTATCCTTAGAGAATTGAGTAACAGTCAATTTAATGATTGTCTGTGTTCTTGTGGTTTGGGTGAGAAACCCTGGTTGAGAAAGACTGTCAACAGGATGGTTTTGAGGATTAACATGAGTTAACTAAACCATGTAAACATTTAGATTTTAGGAgctaagtgttagctattattatttactatttgCTTTGGATAAGGTTTATTACCTTGAAGTAATTTTTCAAATTGGCTTATAAATATTCAGCAAATGCATTTTACCAGGGATAAAATGCAATGCCAATTTCAGTGATATGTTTACATGTTCAAAATGGCAAATATGTACTGACTTCACATCTGTAGGTAATATGAGAATTTCTGAATCCTGGTTTGAAAGAACAAAACATTCTTGGGACAGAAATTATTGGGGGAATTTAAATATCAACCAGATATTAAATAATACTATATTATGTTAATTTTCTTAGATGTGATAATTATGTAGTTATATAAATAAAGTCCTCATTCTTAAGAGATAATAGCTTTATGTATCTACGGTCAAGTGttaaaagtgagaaaaagagatgataaaaataaaacatatgataAAATTTGATAGAAGTATGTAAAATTTTGTAACTACATGGAGAATTTAGGATATCAACTGTATTTTCACTTCAACTTTTCTGCAGTACTTAACAATTTTTAATAGTTGGGGAAAATATAGAATgggaacttaaaaataattaatgagcCCATCAAATGTTGATAGTTTATTTTGTAGGACAGAAGAAACCCAAGttcaattttttaagtaaaaagtaaACTCTAAATAGAATAAATCAGGAAATACGGAAAACTACAAAAAGCATACATTGAAGAACCTGCACTCTTTTTGTAGCTCAGGACATCTGGCTCACCTTGTTAAAGTCATGAACAATGTTGGCAGGATCACTATCTGCGAACTCTGGGACAGGCACGCTGATGAATTCAACTTCATCTTCCTCAAAGATCTTAATGTTTTCCTCAATTGTCTGGTAGCGAGCAGCTGGGGCATCGGCAGAAGGCTCACTCAGGACAACATCGTCTTTGATGTACTTTATTCCGCAGTAGTACACGTCATCTGGCTACAGAGGGTTTAAACACTATTTCAGCATTTCAGTAAGAGAAGGTTTTTAAATGTACGCATTACTTAAGCTGCCACAGCTATCTAAGTAGTAGTTGGCTTGCAAACTCATACTTTTAGATGACAAGTCAGACAGTTTAATTATAGAGTTAACACATTCTTTGAGGTCAGGTTTTAAAGTAttgtaaaaaaaagtttcaaaaggagaaaaacagctgctttttcctttattctttgtggtccacagaaatagaatataaaaGCAATTATCCATCTGGTGACAAGTAAGTTTGAAGAAACACACAGACCTATTTCTACTTGTaggcattatttttataaaagaatatattcagAAATTAATGTTTCTTGTGAAAGAGCATacttttattaaaacttttaatatgATTCACTGATTCAATAATTTTTCTATTAGCCAAAAGAGGgataatttttctgaaattttcagTCTGGTTTTTCCTTAATATATATCAcaattaaatggaaaatattacaTTACAGCAAATCATTATAAAGACTGCAAAAAGtaaacatatataataaaaactagaaGTATATAACAAAACATTAAGACAACAAGTATCTTTGGGCAATCAAACTGCAAATGAGTTttcctttattaaatatatttcttataaaaattgtattaaaCAAGGTTGAGTGGTATTTCAGTAATGTCTATTGATATGCCATCATcttgaaaaatatagaaaaggagCATGAAATTTATACATCTTCTTGCAGACTAATAAAATCTATTTGTCAACACTCtccctaaattttaaaaatattaaaaaacatttgagGTAGTCATAAAAAGCTCATTTTCCAAgattacattaagaaaaaaaccaATAAACCTACTGAATTATCACCCAGAAAAATATACCACAAAACAGAGGGGATAATTATAATCAGAAGAAAAATCTGTCTTAACCCACTAGGATTACTATTAAATACTTAAGTTTTAAATAACTTCCATCTTAAGTTACTTCAACATTATTGCTGAAGTCACAcaattctctagagcagtggttctcaactttggctgcacattagaatcacctaggaatctttttaaaatcctgatttctgggcctcaatgagaatcttttaaaaagattcccaggtgattctaatgtgcagccaaggttgagaaccactgctctagagaaagtAATGActgagaaagaggcagagagaagtacTCCAGTATATTCTGTGTGTCTAAAAGACTGTCTAAAGGCTGGGCAAAGAGGTTTAGGAGACTCAAACACAACTtttgcccaaaccggtttggctcagcggatagagcatcggcctgcggactgaaaggtcccaggttcaattctggtcaagggcatgtaccttggttgcgggcacatccccagtaggtgtgcaggaggcagctgatcggtgtttctctctcgtcgatgtttctaactctatccctctcccttcctctctgtaaaaaaaaatcaataaaatatatttttaaaaaattataaattttttttgtaaaaaaaaattgtaagtttGCTTGCTATTCTGTCCCTAGGTTTTTTTGTTcaccattattattttaaaaattttatttaaaaaacaaattataaaataggACCACCGCTCTGGCTAAGGGCCACAGACTAAAGTGCTGGCTTAGAACAAGTTAGGATCAATTTTCTAACACACTGAAGAAAAGGCAAAAATGGTCTTACTATTTTTCCACTTACTTGAAGTGCAAAATATTTGTACAGGTATGCCCCTCCTAGAATGACACCTGCAAGCATAAATGCTAGTCCAAAGCACATGCACCAACACCAGGCTCTTCTCTGGCCAACTGGTACCACTTCATCTGGGTCCTAAAATATGAAAACAGATGGATGGTCAACATCATATCTCCATCAGAATCACAGAAAGGTCAGGTTGAAAGAAACCTTCAGGATTATTGTTTTATAAACTAAGAGACCAAGGAGTCAGGTCTCTAATCAAGATCAAAGCAGTGGCACCAAAACTCATCATAATGCCTCTGGAGCTATGAAACCAGTCCCTTGGGAAAGTTCTGTCTTCTAACTCTCAACACCCCATCTGCTATCCATATCTCTCTAGTAATAACATACTCCATAATTTCTATTTTCCATGCACAACATTTGGTGATTAATGTcttctaacatttaaaaattcaggaaAGGTTACAACACAACTTTGTCATGCAATATTATGGTGCTGAGCCTTGTATATTATAACTAGAGTATAAGAGATTACTTGCAGCAGAAAAATGGTctaggaaatttttaaaagacctttctaggaaagattcaattaaaaaatcaagCCCTTATAAAGTCAAAAGACATACAACTAGCATACAATtactagaatttttattttgattaacccaaggaaataatttaaaattagaatgtCATCTGGGGTAAAGTCCTGAGATACTCCTTTTGCCCTCCTAACTCAGTTCCTCTACTCTGTCACTTCAGAGTAATAGCTAATTTCTTATAGTACTTGTACCCAGTTTCATATGCAAACAGCAGACAAAGGAAGTTATCTGCTGGAATTACATTACTAGTGgttcaaaaaaaataatatagtcaataacattgcggtagctatgtatggtgtcagatgggtattgGAAATATCGGGGGAACACTTGGCAAAgttgtgattgtctaaccatcaAGCTGTCAGAACATCAAACTGTGCTAGAGTAGGTATGCTTGTCAATGTACTGTATACTAACATAACAAGTGCACTGCAAGAGAGTAGTACATAATGAGAATAAGACTAGAAGAATTTATTAAGTCATGTAAGATATTCCACACCTGTGAATAAAGTTATTAAGAATTTCATGAAGctataaggcagcggttctcaacctgtgggtcgcgacccctttgggggtcaaacgaccctttcacaggagtcacctaaatacatcctgcatatcagatatttacattacgattcataacagtagcaaaattacagttaggaagtagcaacgaaaataattttatggttgggggtcaccacaacatgaggaactgtattaaagggtcgcggcattaggaaggttgagaaccactgctataaggtaaaatgaaaattaatgataAAGTACAGTGTTTTTCTTGAGCCCTTAGGAGATAAGAATTCATTCCAAGCATAATTTTAAGATGGAGGCATAGTGGAGGGGTGGAAATAGTCATTTCTAAACATTTGGTACCAGCTGTTGAGACAGTCAAAAGTGTGTACAACACCGACTGTTTGGCAGGCTCTCTTTTCTAGTAGCACATAAGTGAATAGCCAAAGAGCAAGGGCTGACACTTGTAAAAGAATATAAAGCCCTAGCTATCAATTAATGACAAGTTTCCAGGCCTTTTGGTATATCATTTTTAACTGGCCAGTAAACAATAATTTCAAGAATGTCTActacagtggttcccaaccttttttggccatgccccacctaaagCATCTCCTGAtgcctccccccagccccgcctcccggacatataattcttattattcaaaaagtgaactcctattcacatggaggaagcctaaatgGCCATTAACTTGGCCTAAACaaacttccaaagaacatggcatccatgaaagagaaaaataaaagaacgaaagaacagctgaagtactgaggaagaaatcactaagaaattgttaataataatatgcagcgatatgaaaaatagcaaagtttcaaAACACATGATAACTGAAATGCAcaaatgtcacaatatatatctatatacagtatatgaggcccctagaaccataagaaatgcaaaaaattcactgttaactcattctcgaatgccccccttaaaaaatcaaattgcctccacgttgaaaaccactggtctacTATGTTCTAGGCATTGGTTAGGTAGCCTCTGTCAAGAAGAGATCATACAAAATCAGTCtggaaaataaatatgcaaagagAACATAAATATGGCATGGGTTCTAATAAAGAATGTAGAGAGCACAGAAGAAGGGATGATATTGTTTGAAGAAGACTACCCAAGGGAGAACCTACTGGAATGGAATATTGAAGAACAAATATTCATTACTCACACAGAAGACAGAGTTAAGGggcaaaaaaatgaataaaatcatcaAGCTAAAATGTGTATCTCCAAGGGCTTCATGTGGTATGGCTAGAGTGCCCAATATGGTGGGAAAGGGTACAAGAGATGAGA from Myotis daubentonii chromosome 2, mMyoDau2.1, whole genome shotgun sequence includes the following:
- the ITM2B gene encoding integral membrane protein 2B; its protein translation is MVKVTFNSALAQKEAKKDEPKSSEEALIIPPDAVAVDCKDPDEVVPVGQRRAWCWCMCFGLAFMLAGVILGGAYLYKYFALQPDDVYYCGIKYIKDDVVLSEPSADAPAARYQTIEENIKIFEEDEVEFISVPVPEFADSDPANIVHDFNKKLTAYLDLNLDKCYVIPLNTSIVMPPRNLLELLINIKAGTYLPQSYLIHEHMVITDRIENVDHLGFFIYRLCHDKETYKLQRRDTIKGIQKREVSNCITIRHFENKFAVETLICS